One Algoriphagus sp. Y33 genomic window, CATTGACCAAAAGTCAAGAGAAAGTGAATTCAATCAATTATGGACTTCTATGTCTTTTGAAGAAGGGAAATCAACTCTTGGAAAAGGTGGAATATATCTTTCGGATGAGCTGGGTAAGACCTTAGCGCAGTTAGGGATTTATCGGGAAAGCTTAGTCGATTCCGGATTGGATTTCATCCGAAGAAAAGTTGCAGACGGCAGCTACTACTTTCTGGTGAACCATAGTTCGGATGCCATATCCCAGACGATCTCACTTAACACCAAAGCAGAAACCGTGATGGCAATGGATCCTCTTACAAGCAAAACAGGCCTTCTTCCTTCCCAACAAACAGCAGGGGGAACAAGCGTCACAGTCCATCTCAAATCAGGAGAATCTATTTTTCTAAAAACATTTGATCAGAAGACCAATTTACAAATAGCGGTCTGGCCCGATTACTCCAAGACTTCAGGCACAACAGATATATCGAAAAACTGGGAGGTGAACTTTACTCAGGGACAACCAAAACTCCCTTCCCCCCAGGCTTTGGTAATCATCAAACCTTGGACAGACAACGGCGATCCTGAAGCCGATGACTTCTCCGGTCAGGCGGGCTATTCCTCTGAATTCGAATTCAGAAAGACTACGGGAAATCAGTATTTATTGACCATTGACAAGGTGTATGAAAGTGCAAAAATCTGGATCAATGGAGCGTATGCAGGAAATATCTGGAGTATTCCCTACCAACTTGATATAAGTGAACAGCTACAGAATGGGAAAAACACCATCAGAATAGAAATAGCCAACCTAATGGCAAATAGCATTCGATGTCTGGATAGAAACGGAATAGAATGGAGAAATTACCATGAAATCAATTTTGTAAATATAGATTATAAACCATTTGACGCCAGCAATTGGAAAACAATGCCATCCGGACTCGATGGGAAAATTGAGATTTTAGAATTTGACCAATAATCAACACACTGATAACCTCCTTCCTCTTTATACCCATATACTACAGGATACATGAACGTGCCTCCTATCCTAATTTGAACTTCAGCCCAAAAGAAAACCTATGTCATCAACCCAAAACCTAAAACAGCGGCTCGAAGCTGTCAATGAATACGAGCGGACTCCAATTCCCAAGAACAAACTTAAAGGCTGGAAAAGCTTTATAGGCACCTACGCCGGCGAACATACTGCAGGAACTGAGTTTGTGCTTGGGCCTCTTTTCGTAGCACACGGTGCATCCGCCGGAGATTTGGTAAGTGGCTTGCTCTTAGGAAATATTCTAGCCATCCTCAGCTGGGCATTTTTCACAGGAAAAGTAGCCGTAAAGACCCGTACCACGCTTTATTACCAACTAGAAAAAATCGCAGGCAATCGATTTACGCTGGTCTATAACTTAGTAAACGCCGCGTTATTCTGCTTCTTGGCTGGCTCTATGATCGCAGTATCCGCTACAGCTGTTGGCATACCTTTTAATCTTCAAATGCCTTCCTTGACCGACGTTTATCCAAACAGTGTGGGATGGATTATCACCGTTTTCGGAATCGGTGCTATCACTACTGTTGTGGCAATGTTTGGCTTCAATGTGATCTCAAAATTCGCCAATATCGCAGCGCCATGGATGATTATGGTCTTTATAGCTGCTGCGGTGGGCGTATTGCCGAGATTGGGAATCAACTCATTTTCTGAATTTTGGCCGGTAGCAGAAAGCACTATTTGGACTGGAATTCCTCTTGAAGGACAGAGCAAATTCACGTTTTGGCATATCCTATTCTTTGCTTGGTTTTGCAATATGGGCATGCATATCGGAATGGCAGATATGTCCATCTTACGCTATGCCAAGAAGTGGACGTATGGTTTTTCCACTACGGGAGGTGTATTTTTAGGGCATTTCATAGCATGGATGGCTTCTGGGATTTTGTATTCACTCTTCCTTTTGGAGTCACAGGGCAGCTTGGTATTTGCTCCAGGCCCCATCGCCTACGAAGCTGCCGGAATAGCAGGTGCTGTTTGTGTGGTGATTGCCGGTTGGACCACTGCAAACCCAACGCTTTACAGAGCGGGACTTGCCATCCAATCCATTAACCCCAAATGGAAGACCTGGAAGGTTACGCTCTTTGTAGGATTGGTAACCACGATCGCAGCTTGCTTTCCAGCTTTGGTAATGCAGTTATTAGAATTCGTAGCTCTCTATGGGCTGATCTTGATGCCGCTCGGTGCGGTTATATTCTTGGATGTATTTGTCTTTCCGAAAATGGGACTCGCAAGCAATTATGCAGAATTGACCAAGTCACATTTCAATCCGGCTGTGGGAATCACCTGGGCCATATCACTGGTCTTCTGTCTGGGACTGAATATCTGGGGAGGAATTGAAATCTTCTTTCTTGGACTTCCGGGCTGGTTTGTAGCTGTTTTTGTTTACCTACTTGCTTCAAAAGCTATTCAGAAAAAAGTAATATCTGTTTCTCCTACTCTCCCCTTAACTTATTGATTATGAAAATCCTATTAAAAATCATATCATTCGCTGCTTTAGCATTGACACTCATTCCCTCTTTCTTGGTTTTAAATGGGATAATTACCCCCGAACTTTCCAAAACATTGATGCTGGCCGGAACGGTAATCTGGTTTGGCTCAGCTTCCTTTTGGATGAACAAAACTGAGAAAGAAGAGGAGATTGGATAGGCTATATTAAAAAATGTGATTATCCGTAATGATCCCAGTAACCCTATTCTCTTTGCTTTACTGGACGGAAGACCGAAGACGGGTGACCGAAGTATCCTTGACGCTAGTGTTTTCCGAATCCTATTATGCTTTTATTGTTTTACTGGAAGAAAAGCGGATATACATATTAAAAAAAAAAATAAAGTCCTACTTCTAGATAAGCCAGGCATCTATCATTAAACCTGGACTATGCATTAGGATTCGTAGCGAGGGTTCAAACTGCAAGAAAATCAGTCACTTTGGAGATCGAGTCGTAGCACTGCTACGGTGAGAGCGAAAAGTGAAGCATAGCGACTGATTTTGAGGCGGTTTGAAGCCGTAGTAGATTTGCTAATGCATAATGCGGGTTAAAGCGCAACTGCTAAAAATATTTATAATCAGCGACCTTTTCTGCGGAAATCAGCGGGAAACAACCAAATATAGTCCAGCTTCTGGAGAAGCAGGACAACAAAACTTTGACTAACGTAACGGTACCCTTTGCGTAATCTTCACGGCCTTAGCGGTTAAAAAAACATAATCTATGAAACTTACATCAGATCAAATACAAGATCAGAATTTATTAAAATTAAGCGAGCATGCCCGAAACTTTGAATTCCTGGCAACAAGCCTGGACAAGAAAGGCTACAAGGTTGAAGAACTGATTTCCAAGCTTCAAGCCTTGCAAATAGCTATCCCGAGCTGGGCATTGGGAACCGGCGGAACCCGGTTTGGACGATTCTCCGGCGGTGGAGAACCAGCGACCCTGATCCAAAAAATCCAGGATGTAGGAATTCTTCATGCACTTAATCAATCCAGCAATGCAGTTTCTCTTCATATACCCTGGGATATACCCAATGATTACCAATCCATTAAAGAAAGTGCTTCAGAAGTAGGAATCGGCTTCGATGCCGTAAATTCAAATACGTTTCAGGATCAGACCAATCAAGTTCAAAGCTACAAATTCGGTTCCTTGGCCAATTCTGAATCCGCCGTTCGTGAGTTGGCTGTAGAGCACAATAAGCAAGTAATCGAGATTGGAGAGAAATTGGGTTCCAAAGCATTGACAGTCTGGCTGGCGGATGGAAGCAGTTTTCCCGGTCAGCATAGCCTCAGAAAATCTCTGGAAAACACGCATTTGTCCCTACAGGAAATCTATAAAGATGTGCCTGAAGACTGGAAACTCCTTATTGAGTACAAGCCCTATGAGCCCTATTTCTACAGCACAGTCATCCAGGATTGGGGAACTTCATTTCTCCTGGCCAATAAACTAGGCAAAAAAGCGTATACGCTTGTGGATCTTGGTCACCACTTACCCAATACAAATATTGAACAGATTGTGGCCACGCTCATGACAGAAGGAAAATTGGGCGGGTTCCACTTCAATGATTCCAAATATGGGGATGATGACCTGACCGTAGGCAGCATCAAACCATACCAGTTATTCTTGATTTTTCAGGAACTGGTGAAGGGTTTTGAAGAAACCAATAATCCCCCACTTTCCTGGATGATCGATGCCAGTCATAATCTGAAGGATCCTATGGAAGACCTGATTCAATCCGTTCAGGCAATTAAGCTTGCTTATGCACAAGCACTTTTAGTGGATAGCAAATCTTTGGAAGCTGCACAGGAAACTCATGATGTGACCGGGGCACAAGAAATATTGCAGGATGCCTATAGAACCGATCTTCGTCCTTTACTTGCTGAAGCCATACGCAGGTCAGGCGGAGCAATTGATCCAATCGGTTCATTTAGAAATCTTAAAGTAAGGGAATCACTAATCAATGAAAGAGGCTTAAAATCAGTAGCTTCTGGGTTATAATTTAATCAAATTAAAAAAGTAACTTTTCCAAAGTTTGAAACTTTGGAAAAGTTACAAAACTCCCTTAAACTGATATTTTAAGGTTCGAGGCATCTTTTCTAAATGAACTGCTCTTTGCGGTTCTCTGCAAAAACTTCTGTGCGATTTGCGGTTTAATTTTACTTTTTTTCATACTCAACTAAGGGTAATCCCTCCCTCTGCTGTCATAGCTACAACACCACAAAAAACGACAGTATGGGAAAATATAGCCAACTCCGAAAAATCACCCAAATTTTTGGCGAATACGGAATAGTATTGACAGGAGCAAGAAAACACGATCACTTCATCTTCGACCTGAGAATGGATAAAATCTTCCTGAATGGATTGATTTTCGAACTGGAATACGCCCTTAATAAGGAGCTGGAAGATCATAAAGTTTTCCAGATCGATGCTCCTTCCCAATTGATCGCTTTGCTGCTCGATTGATCCTTTACTAAAAAAATTCATGCCATTGGTCTTCTGACCAATCGATAAGACTGGCATAAATAGGAAAAAGCGGGAAATAAATCCAGCTTCCGGAGAAGCAGGGTAACGCTCACCAACAAGGGAGTGATCGAGGAGCTCTTTAATTCTGTGTCAATCAGCACCCTTTTCAGCGAGAATCTGCGGGAAGTATGCGCTCGGGGACTATTTGGAAGAGATTGCTTCGTTCCTCGCAATGACGTTATAATAGATTGCCTGCTCTTCCCGAGGCAGGCTGTCCCTCGCAATGACGCGCGCAAAAGTATTTCCAATAAATAAGTACTACTGATCTGTGTCCTCTCCGAAAACCTTGCTTGGTGAGCATCTCGAACTACCGCTTTCTCTGCGGTTAAAATACACTTTCAAAAAATCACCATTTCAAATGAAATCGAGCATGACCCAAGAGTCACACACTGGGATGATTATCTGCCATGCGAGATTCTATAGCCTGCCCCGACCCATCGGGGTGACCATTAAAAATCAATTATAAACACATGAAAACATTAGAATTAAAAACCACTCTATTTTCATTCCTTCTCTTGGGAATAATCTCAGTTTCTTACGCTCAGGAAAAAAGCCCTGCCCATTTGGGTTTATTTTACCCTGTTTCTACACATGGAACGACAGCGGCTGATTATACGAATGACTTCAGTCTTCATTTACTTACAGGACTGTCCGGTGGAGAAACAGGTGCCGCCATCTATGGTTTGGCAGGTATAGTCAGGGGTGATCTTCAAGGTGCTCAGATTTCCGGTCTCTGGAACAATGTGTCAGGAAAAGTATCCGGAGTCCAAGTGGCAGGTATTCTTAACCAAAGTGCTGACGCGACTGAATCCGCCCAAATAGCAGGAGTAGGCAATATCAATTTGGGAAATTCAGCTTTTCAGGCTTCGGGCATATTCAATACAGCAAAAAACGTAAACGGAAGTCAAATCGCAGGTATCTCAAATCTAGCTGACAGTGTAGACGGTTTCCAAGTTGCCGGAATTGCCAATATCTCTAAATCTGTAAATGGACTCCAAGTAGCAGGTGTCGCAAACATTTCACCGGAAATAGACGGAGTACAAGTAGCGGGAATTTCGTCATTAGCCAAAAAAGTGGACGGATTGCAAATCTCGGGGATCTCAAACGTAGCTGATCAGGTGGAAGGAATTCAGATCTCAGGACTTGTAAATCGGGCCAAAATTGTCAAAGGCATGCAAATCGGTCTGATCAATATCGCCAATAGTAGCGATCTAACCATCGGTTTGATAAATATCGTAAAAAATGGCGACAAAAGACTGGGACTTTCCATAGACGAGAACCTCAATTCCTTTCTTACTTTTCGGTCGGGCGGCAAACGTCTGTATGGAATTTTCGGCATAGGAACCAACTTTGAAGCAGCAGATTTTCCGTATGGATTTGAGGGAGGTTTGGGCTGGAATCTACTGGAAAACAATAACTTTCGACTGGATGTGGAAGGTGTAAGCAAATACCTGACGGATTTTGAAGACAAGGAATTCTCCAAGTTCAGTTTCCAATTGCTCCCTGCACTGAAGATTTCCGAGCGTATATATCTCTTCGCCGGACCTAGCCTTTCCTATAGCCACTCAGAGGATTTGGATAAAGTCAAGAACTCCGGGCTGATGATTTGGGATGAGATAGGTCGAAATAAATACCAATCAATTCTTCTGGGATTCACTGCGGGTTTGAATGTGAGGTTTTGAGAAGCTGGAAGACCGAAGACGGGAGACGGCAAATTCCAGCCTCTTAAGCTATACCAAAGTGTTGATTAGGTGTTTAATTTACCGATTTTATATCTTCGGTCTTCGGTCTTCCCACTTTTTACTAATATTCCATATTTTTAACAAAAGCACTAAGGGTAAGACCGGCTCAGCTTGTCATATCACTGAAGCATCCCAAAATCGCAGGTGACAGAAGAACTACTACAACCGTCAAATACCCTTACGCTCGTCGATGAACAGGCATTTGAAACCGTGTTCAAAACTTACTTTAAGCCCTTGCATGCCTATGCCTCTGCTATACTGAAAGAGTCCGAACCTGCCGAGGAAATCGTCCAGAGTGTATTTCTTAAACTTTGGGAAAAGCGGGAATCTCTTGAAATAAACAGCTCCATAAAAGCTTATCTCTACCGGTCTGTGTATCATGACAGTCTGAACTACATCAATCATCAGAAAGTGAAAAGAAAGCATTGGGAACATACGCATTACGAAATGACTCAGGGAAAACCTGATCAAGTCGGCGAGCAGATCAGAGGCCAAGAAAATGAGCTGCATGAACGGTTTCAATTGGCACTGGAAAAGCTGCCGGAGAAATGCCGAATGGTTTTTAATCTCAGCAGATTTGAGGAATTGAAATATCAGGAAATAGCCGATCGGCTTGGGATTTCGCTCAAAACGGTGGAAGCACATATGGGCAAAGCACTGAAAACACTCCGGGTAGAACTGGCTGAGTTTCTTCCTTTGCTTTTACTTTTTCTGATAAATCTATGGAAACCATGAACGAAGAACAATTAATCAAATATTTGCTTCAGGAAAGCGATGTAGAGGAATCCAAAGCTGTGCAGGAATGGATCGAAAGTGATCCCGTGAATAAAAAGCAATTTGAAGAAGTAAAGTGGGTGTGGAACTCCGGCAAACTCTTGCTGGAAAAAAGTGACGTGGATGAGAATGAAGCCTGGGGAAAATTCATCAAACTAAGAGATAAAAAAACAGGCAGTACACCCAAGCAAAATCAACGCTTTTTACATAGCAATCTGTTCAGATACGCTGCTGCCATCACCTTGCTTTTAGTATCGGCTTGGGTATATTCTATTTTTCTTCCCCAGTCTGGAAGAGCTTACTTCAGTACTATTGAACTTCAGTCAGAAAATCTTCCTGTTGAGATTCCTCTGCTGGATGGCACTAGAGTTACTCTGAATAAAAATACCAGCTTGCACTACTCACAGAAGCTTTTTGCCAAAGAAAGAAAAGTGAGCATGAAGGGTGGAGAAGCATTTTTTGATGTGAAGAGAAATGAGCAAAAGCCTTTTGTAATACAAGCTGAGAAAGTTCAAATTACTGTACTGGGAACTAGTTTTCATGTCAAAAATACAGGAAACACCACTGAAGTAATTGTCATCACTGGCTCTGTACAAGTCGAAATCAATGGTAATAAAGAATTACTTATTCCGGAAGAAAAGCTTTCGGTGAATCAACAAACAGGGGATATGGAAAAAAGTAGTCCTGAAAACTCCCTTTACAATTACTATGTAAGCAAGAAATTTCAGGCGGATAGGATTCCATTACAAGATTTGGTAGCCATATTGAATGAGGCCTATGACACTGACATTGTGATCACAAAAGAAGAACTCAAAAACTTGCCTATTACCACTACCTTAGAGTATGGCTCACTCAGTAAGAATCTGGATGTGATCAGGGAAACCCTGAATTTGAAAATTTCCCAGCGCGATCAAACCATCCTCATCGAGTAGTAATTCACATTCTTAAAAATAAAAGGGCTATGGTTGAAAAAATCATAGTCCTTACTTTATTAAATTCACTCAGTTTCCGGTTTTTACTATTTCAATCCAAATGCTGCGCACCAAAGCACTTTTTCGGGGTTCTCTCCTACTCTTCCTATTTTTGATCAATTCTATCGACGGATTTTCCCAGATGATGTTGGATAAAAAAGTTGAGATTCAACAAACTGAGACACTCAGTCTGCGTCAAATACTGGACACACTTTCCTCCCGGAATAATTTTTACTTTTCTTATGAAAGTACTCTTTCCCCCCTGGACAATGACATAAAAACAGAAGAGTTTTCAGGTACAATCGGTGAGTTCCTTATGCAAGAGCTGGGTGATGTGTACGAATTCAAGGAATTGCCCGGCTATATCATCATACGTTATGCACCTGAGAAACTTGATCTGGACGCCGAAATGGATACCAGATTCAAAACGGTAACTGTCAAAGGCTACATCAAAAATGCCCGTACAAATGAAGGAGTAAGTCAAGCAAGTATCTATGATAAAAATACCTTAGCTTCCACCCTAACCAATGAAAAGGGTTATTTCAAACTGAAATACAAAAAATTGGATTCGTCAATTTGGCTCACGCTAAGCAAGGAAAATTATAGAGATACTACCTTTTTCCTTTTGCCCACTGTAAGCATAGTTTCCGAAAAAGAAAACCGGCTG contains:
- a CDS encoding cytosine permease, with protein sequence MSSTQNLKQRLEAVNEYERTPIPKNKLKGWKSFIGTYAGEHTAGTEFVLGPLFVAHGASAGDLVSGLLLGNILAILSWAFFTGKVAVKTRTTLYYQLEKIAGNRFTLVYNLVNAALFCFLAGSMIAVSATAVGIPFNLQMPSLTDVYPNSVGWIITVFGIGAITTVVAMFGFNVISKFANIAAPWMIMVFIAAAVGVLPRLGINSFSEFWPVAESTIWTGIPLEGQSKFTFWHILFFAWFCNMGMHIGMADMSILRYAKKWTYGFSTTGGVFLGHFIAWMASGILYSLFLLESQGSLVFAPGPIAYEAAGIAGAVCVVIAGWTTANPTLYRAGLAIQSINPKWKTWKVTLFVGLVTTIAACFPALVMQLLEFVALYGLILMPLGAVIFLDVFVFPKMGLASNYAELTKSHFNPAVGITWAISLVFCLGLNIWGGIEIFFLGLPGWFVAVFVYLLASKAIQKKVISVSPTLPLTY
- a CDS encoding sugar isomerase; this encodes MKLTSDQIQDQNLLKLSEHARNFEFLATSLDKKGYKVEELISKLQALQIAIPSWALGTGGTRFGRFSGGGEPATLIQKIQDVGILHALNQSSNAVSLHIPWDIPNDYQSIKESASEVGIGFDAVNSNTFQDQTNQVQSYKFGSLANSESAVRELAVEHNKQVIEIGEKLGSKALTVWLADGSSFPGQHSLRKSLENTHLSLQEIYKDVPEDWKLLIEYKPYEPYFYSTVIQDWGTSFLLANKLGKKAYTLVDLGHHLPNTNIEQIVATLMTEGKLGGFHFNDSKYGDDDLTVGSIKPYQLFLIFQELVKGFEETNNPPLSWMIDASHNLKDPMEDLIQSVQAIKLAYAQALLVDSKSLEAAQETHDVTGAQEILQDAYRTDLRPLLAEAIRRSGGAIDPIGSFRNLKVRESLINERGLKSVASGL
- a CDS encoding acyl carrier protein; its protein translation is MGKYSQLRKITQIFGEYGIVLTGARKHDHFIFDLRMDKIFLNGLIFELEYALNKELEDHKVFQIDAPSQLIALLLD
- a CDS encoding RNA polymerase sigma-70 factor, producing the protein MTEELLQPSNTLTLVDEQAFETVFKTYFKPLHAYASAILKESEPAEEIVQSVFLKLWEKRESLEINSSIKAYLYRSVYHDSLNYINHQKVKRKHWEHTHYEMTQGKPDQVGEQIRGQENELHERFQLALEKLPEKCRMVFNLSRFEELKYQEIADRLGISLKTVEAHMGKALKTLRVELAEFLPLLLLFLINLWKP
- a CDS encoding FecR family protein is translated as MNEEQLIKYLLQESDVEESKAVQEWIESDPVNKKQFEEVKWVWNSGKLLLEKSDVDENEAWGKFIKLRDKKTGSTPKQNQRFLHSNLFRYAAAITLLLVSAWVYSIFLPQSGRAYFSTIELQSENLPVEIPLLDGTRVTLNKNTSLHYSQKLFAKERKVSMKGGEAFFDVKRNEQKPFVIQAEKVQITVLGTSFHVKNTGNTTEVIVITGSVQVEINGNKELLIPEEKLSVNQQTGDMEKSSPENSLYNYYVSKKFQADRIPLQDLVAILNEAYDTDIVITKEELKNLPITTTLEYGSLSKNLDVIRETLNLKISQRDQTILIE